The DNA sequence AAACCAGAGCTTATTATCATCTCCCCCTTGGGTGCATGATAAAAATCCTAAAAACAAAACCCTCCCGTAATGCCAAAACTCAACACACCCCGCTTCTATTGGAATACTTTCCTACCATCTTTTATCATTCATTTTGTAGCACTTTCCCTGAGGATAAATGCTAGCAAATTCAGCCGGATAAAACATCAACTAACCTTCTCTACTTCTGTGATTTAACAGAAATAGCCCACTCAACCAGTCGTTCTTACCCCTTTACAAAGCTTCTTCTTTATCGTCTCATTTGAATATTGAGCGGGTCAGTGACCTGTCGTATTCCATTTCCATTTCCTGGCTTTACCCCCAGGCAAAGGCCGTGTGATACTTCGGGACACCTAAGTGTTTTGACGGAAACAAGTCTAGCACTAAACCTACCATTTTGATAACACCTTAATTCAACAAAATTTTCCATTATGAAAAAATTTTCCTCGTACTATCGGAGTATTTGTTTCGCGATAGTCTGCCTATTATTCATGAGTGCTATTGGTGCCCAATCCAATTCACTTATTGGGAAAAAACTCAACGCCAAACACCCTGCCCTCAACGAAAGCTTCGCTGAATACGAAGTGTTTGAACTCGACATTACCAAGCTACAAGCCCTCACCCGCAGCGGAAATGCGTTTGAGTTCTCCTTACAACTCGACCAGCAAATATGGGAGGTCTACTTAGAGCACAATGACCTGCGTGGCCCGAACTACCGGGAAGTAGCGATTACCGACCGCGGCCACGAGGTTCTTCCTCCCCGCCCCAACATCACCTTCAAGGGACGTACAGGAACCGACGATACTCGCTTCACGATCACTGAGGACTACCTGATTACCCGCTTGGTAAGCGGAGACAATATTTATTACCTCGAACCATTAAGCCGATTAATTGATGGATTGCCTAAAAACCAGTACGTTTTTTACGAAGTAAACGACATCTTGACAGACCCTGAGGTGGAGTGTGTTCACAATGCTGGTAAGCGTTACGCAATACCTCATCCTGACGACCCGAAAGGAACTACCGACCCGCTGAAAATGATGGAATGCCTGGAAGTGGAGATGGCGACGGCTGGAGACTTTACGATGTTTACCAGATATGGTTCGGTAATGGCCGTCAACGATTTCATCCTCAACGTCACCAACCTGATGGAACCGTTGTATGACGATTTTAGCCTGAGCTTTGTGATTATCGATCAATTCGTAGCAACAACACTGGCATCCGATCCTTTCGATGCGGCAGGTACCGAAGCGTTCAATATCCTGGATGCTTTCCGGCCGTGGGCGGGAGTGAACTTTGCCAGCCATGATCTTGGTCAACTTTGGACAGCCAAGGACATCCGAGGCTGTAATGAAGATGACGACGACGACATCTCTACTAACTTCGGGTTAATCGGTTGTGCTGATGCAATCGGGGATGTGTGCGGCAGCAACCGTTACAACGTATGTGAAGACTTTTCAAACTCTTCCAACTGTCTTCGGGCTTTGAGTGCCCATGAGATTGGTCACGTTTTCGATGGTGTTCACAGCGAAGCAAACAACACCACCATCATGTGGCCAAACATCGTTTGTGGTGCTACCACCTGGACGGCGAATAACATTACCCGCATTCAGAACCATATTGATTCACGCGACTGTCTTGGTGCTTGTGGAGACTGTACCATCGATCTCATTGCCATCGTTTTTGACGAATCCTGCCCTGGCGAAAATGATGGTAATATTTTCGGTATTCCATCCAATAACGCCGGCCTCGTCACTTTCGTCCTGAGCGGCCCCGTAAACGACAGCAACACCACAGGTGACTTTGGCCCATTGCCTCCTGGCAACTATACCCTGCGCGCCGAGGACGACGGTGGCGGTTTAAACTGCTTTGACGAAATCAACATCACAGTTAACCCATCTCCTGACACTGCACCTCCCTCCAATAGCTGTGGTGCCTTCAGTCAAAATTTTGAGGCTTGTCCCAGGCTTATTGGCCCCAACATTCCTAACAATACTTGGTTTACCATTGGTCCCGACCTCAGCTTCGAAAGTGTAGCTGGTGGTATCTACGTTCAAACGGTTGATCTGGATGGCTGTGTAAGTGATACCTACACTGATCTGGCTGATATTGAAATCAGCCTCGTTGATTCCTACTCGGAAGGTATCTGCCCGAAAACCATTGTAAATGAATATCTCATGCGCGATGAGTGTGGAAACGTATCCACAGATCTCATCGTGGTCCGTCATGTCTTTAGCGAAAGTATTGCTCCAGTCTGGGATCTGGGTTGCCAAATTGATGTCGTCTTTACCACAGAAGACGGTAATGTATGCCCTGCCGATGCCACCATCTCTCTTAGTGAAGGTGATGAAATCACGGTCAACGACGGTTGGTCCGTTGGCGGAATCCCTATCCTCCCGCTCAGTGGATGCGTAGAAGATGAGTGTACAATCGATAACAATCTGATCATCAGGGTAGACGATATCACCATTGTCGACGATGGCACTTGCAGTCGAACGATTACCGTGACCTTTCTCGCTATTGATGAGTGTGGCAATACGTCATTACCCTTTGTATGTAACTACACCTTCATCGACAATACCGCCCCCCTAGTGAGCTTCAACGGAATTCCCGACGGAGGTACCTATGTGATCGAATGTGATCTCCCTTCTACCACCTGGGATCCGCTCACCGATATTGGTGAACTAACCATTTCTGACAACTGCTCCGCCATCGATTTTGCCGGCATTACCGAAGTGTTGACGCAGTTGTACGACGGCCCTTGTGTGGGCAATGTACTTACGCGCTGGCAGCAGGTGTTTACCGTGCAGGATGTCTGTGGCAATACGACCGTCTATACCTTGTTTACTGAAATTATTGACACTACGCCGCCGGTGTTTAGCTCCTCACCCACCGATGTGACCATCGAGTGTGATGAGACCGCTCCGCTACCGGACATGGAAGCATTCGACTCCTGCTCCGAGGTCGTTTACGGATTCACGGAAGTACGTACCGACGGCAGTTGCCCCCACAACTATACCCTCACCCGTACCTGGACCGCTACCGACGGCTGTGGCAATAGCAGCAGCGAAGTACAAGTAGTAACCGTGGAAGACACCACCCCACCGGTCATCGTATTCACCGATGAATATGTTGATCAGTACGAACCTGGCCAGGATGTTTTTGTGGAATGTTCCGAATACGGCAACATCTCCCAGATCATCGCCAACAGTGCGAAGGCGACCGACAATTGCTCTGGAAATACCCCGGTGACTTACATCCTGGAAGACATGGGTAACTTCGACTGCCAGGAATACGGCTACTCTGGCCACTTCGTCAGCACCTGGACCAGCACGGACGAATGTGGCAATACCGCCACCGCCACCATCAACTGGTTCCTCGTGGACGAAACCGCACCTGTATTCCAGGGACTACCCGAAGATGCCTGCGCCAGCCTGGATAACCTGCCTCCGGTAGCGGATGTGCAAGCCGTAGACGACTGTGAATTGGCGGTGCTGACCTTCAGCCAGTCGGACCCGATTGACTGTGACGGCGGCCAATACATCGAGCGTACCTGGACAGCAGAAGATGCCTGTGGCAACAGTGCCTCTTACACCCAGCGCATCAGCCTCAACGGCACCAGTGGCCCCACCATCACCATCGACTACCCAGAAATTGGGGACGTGATGGACGGTGATTTGATCCAACTGCCCGTGGATTGTGATCAGGACATTGCCTTCTCCGTAGCAGATCTGGAAGCCGCCATCAGCGTAGGTGCAGGCTGCGGCAGCGGCTCCTCCAGCATCGAACTCAGCCTCATGGACGAGGGCGACTGTCAGGAAAATGGCTACTTCGCTCGCTACCGCCTCAATGTGACGGCCACCGACGCTTGTGGCAATACTTCTAATTTGAGCATTACGATTGACTTCGTGGACATGACGCCCCCCGTAGTGAGCAGTGCCAACGAGCTGACGCTGAACTGTGGCGACGAGATCCCCATGATCGAAGCAACGGACGCTTGCGGCGAAATTGCCAGCATGACCTTTGTGGACAGTGCGCCCATTGACACCAGCTGCCCGGATAACCCCGTGGCCTACGACCGCACCTGGACGGTGACGGACAATTGCGGCAACGCGACGACCTTTGTCCAGAGCATCATCGTGCTCGACAATGCAGGCCCCGTATTCAGCGGCGTACCCGCCGACATGTGTAACAATACCGGCATCGATGTAGTCGTAACCGCAGTAGACGGCTGTACCGGCCAGCAGGCCCAGGTCTTCTTTGAAGAAGTGATGAGCAGTGAAAGCGGTTGCGGCGAAGTACTGACCCGCACCTGGACAGCAACAGATGCCTGTGGCAACACTTCCGTAGCGACGCAGCAAGTCTTCTTTGATGACGACGTGGCGCCAGAAATTGAATTCACCAGTGACCTGGTCTTTGGTCTGGAAAGTGGTGACGAACTGTTCCTTACCGTAGGTGACGGACTTGGTGATCCTAACGATCCGCTGTTCCTGACTGCTGACGATGTGACCGTGACGGACAACTGTGCTTCCATTACCGCACAAGTAATTGTGGAAACGACCATTTCCGACGATTGTGCCGCTGATGGTTACCTGGCCCGCTACGACTACAAATTTATCGCGACTGATCCTTGTGGTAACACCAGCTCGGCTAAGCTGACCGTCTTCTACGTGGACAACAATGCACCGGACTTCTTCAACGTACCGGATGATGTGGATGTATTCTGTACCGCGGTACCAGAAGTAGCTAACGTCATTGCCAGCGATGATTACGACGAAGAAGTGGAAG is a window from the Lewinella sp. LCG006 genome containing:
- a CDS encoding T9SS type A sorting domain-containing protein, whose amino-acid sequence is MKKFSSYYRSICFAIVCLLFMSAIGAQSNSLIGKKLNAKHPALNESFAEYEVFELDITKLQALTRSGNAFEFSLQLDQQIWEVYLEHNDLRGPNYREVAITDRGHEVLPPRPNITFKGRTGTDDTRFTITEDYLITRLVSGDNIYYLEPLSRLIDGLPKNQYVFYEVNDILTDPEVECVHNAGKRYAIPHPDDPKGTTDPLKMMECLEVEMATAGDFTMFTRYGSVMAVNDFILNVTNLMEPLYDDFSLSFVIIDQFVATTLASDPFDAAGTEAFNILDAFRPWAGVNFASHDLGQLWTAKDIRGCNEDDDDDISTNFGLIGCADAIGDVCGSNRYNVCEDFSNSSNCLRALSAHEIGHVFDGVHSEANNTTIMWPNIVCGATTWTANNITRIQNHIDSRDCLGACGDCTIDLIAIVFDESCPGENDGNIFGIPSNNAGLVTFVLSGPVNDSNTTGDFGPLPPGNYTLRAEDDGGGLNCFDEINITVNPSPDTAPPSNSCGAFSQNFEACPRLIGPNIPNNTWFTIGPDLSFESVAGGIYVQTVDLDGCVSDTYTDLADIEISLVDSYSEGICPKTIVNEYLMRDECGNVSTDLIVVRHVFSESIAPVWDLGCQIDVVFTTEDGNVCPADATISLSEGDEITVNDGWSVGGIPILPLSGCVEDECTIDNNLIIRVDDITIVDDGTCSRTITVTFLAIDECGNTSLPFVCNYTFIDNTAPLVSFNGIPDGGTYVIECDLPSTTWDPLTDIGELTISDNCSAIDFAGITEVLTQLYDGPCVGNVLTRWQQVFTVQDVCGNTTVYTLFTEIIDTTPPVFSSSPTDVTIECDETAPLPDMEAFDSCSEVVYGFTEVRTDGSCPHNYTLTRTWTATDGCGNSSSEVQVVTVEDTTPPVIVFTDEYVDQYEPGQDVFVECSEYGNISQIIANSAKATDNCSGNTPVTYILEDMGNFDCQEYGYSGHFVSTWTSTDECGNTATATINWFLVDETAPVFQGLPEDACASLDNLPPVADVQAVDDCELAVLTFSQSDPIDCDGGQYIERTWTAEDACGNSASYTQRISLNGTSGPTITIDYPEIGDVMDGDLIQLPVDCDQDIAFSVADLEAAISVGAGCGSGSSSIELSLMDEGDCQENGYFARYRLNVTATDACGNTSNLSITIDFVDMTPPVVSSANELTLNCGDEIPMIEATDACGEIASMTFVDSAPIDTSCPDNPVAYDRTWTVTDNCGNATTFVQSIIVLDNAGPVFSGVPADMCNNTGIDVVVTAVDGCTGQQAQVFFEEVMSSESGCGEVLTRTWTATDACGNTSVATQQVFFDDDVAPEIEFTSDLVFGLESGDELFLTVGDGLGDPNDPLFLTADDVTVTDNCASITAQVIVETTISDDCAADGYLARYDYKFIATDPCGNTSSAKLTVFYVDNNAPDFFNVPDDVDVFCTAVPEVANVIASDDYDEEVEVIFSETSTTTPEGLLITRTWKASDSCGNTNSVSQNILVLNNDINATFSFGGPVIECNSDNNRLGVTPTGGTPPYTYQWQLTFPLEDGYITTDPTLPGILFTMGYITQTFSVLITDANGCEYLASVTVVCDFSDDEGDFTGNGNDGAFSMNVYPNPVSDQLMVKAKVQEDRPVTVAMYNLFGQELFRQEMDTWTQEGLSIDTRRFPNGTYLLRLTAGEQEVQTREVVILH